The sequence GGAGTTCTTCTATGACCAGGCGCCAGACGCCATGAGGAGCATGTGTTCGGCGCTCTCGCTGACGACCGTGGCTCTTGGTAACTACTTGAGCACACTTCTTGTTACCATTGTGACTGCTATTACTACTAAGAACGGGAAGCTCGGGTGGATACCGGATAATTTGAACAGAGGGCATCTGGATTACTTCTTCTGGCTCCTGGCCGTGCTTAGCCTCTTGAACTTCTTTGTCTACCTCTGGATTGCAAAGTGGTACAGCTACAAGGCGACTGTCACCGACGATGGGGAACCAAGTGGTTGAGATGATCCCCTTAGTTGTTTTAGTTAACAAGAAATTGCTTGTGAAGGGATTGGTTAGTCGTTACTGTGTTGACAAAGATCAGTAGTGCATCTCTTGTCGTTCTATTTGGTTCTTTTTTagttatctatttatttaactGTGTTCGCATCAACATTATTTTTcagatatataaatttagtttgcATGGATTCTTAGTTCTTAATTTGGTTGGACTGTGGCCAGGAGAGAAAGGGTGATGGATTCTGATGAATAAAGTCCAGCAATTCATCAGATGGCATTTGAAAGGAAGATCCTTCGACCTTGATGGGATATCAAAGTACCTTCCTCCCTACTTATCTCGGATAAAAGAACTGCTTTATTTTCTCAATTTATATacatagagaaagagagagagttctcctATTATACTACAATAGAACGgtagccctcgtactcataaatcctTTTGGATGATCgaatatgatttaaagtattttaaaaaaaatttaaaaaataattttaataatttttaaaatttataataaaattcgtcaaaatgaatataaaataaacggtcagaAAATCAAATGGCTGACTGTCTGAAAATGTAGTTTGGATTCTTGACACACACAAGCATACAGATTAGAGAGTTAATCACACCAGTATCAGACAGTTGGTCCAACTTTTTTGAAGCCATATCAACAGGCAACCAACATACATCTTAAAAGGGATTAGACATATCCAAACAGTGGGACAAAAGGGTCAGATGAGACATTTAATTCTTTTTCAGTTTATATTAAAAAGACAAAGGATATTGTTTCACCAATTGGAAACGAGAGGTGCAAAGTTACCACCATCAGACAGAAAGAGCAAAGGACCTTCCTCTCTATTCTCTCCCCCTTCTCCATACCCGCAATCAAGATAATGATCACCCTTAAAGCCATTCAACCATCGATCCCAACACTGCACCAATCTTTTCCCTGCCGAAGAAACTTCACCAataaggataagaataaatctACTCACTGTTTCTGCAGTTCAAACGATGACGGATCTGACTCCTCTCCATCCAGTGGTGACAAGAGAAAACAGGAACTCCTCGCACGAATCGCGATGTTACAAGCACAAAAGGTTCGCCTCACCAACTTCCTTGATGAACGCGCCGACTACCTGGCCAAGTTTGCGGAGGATGCGAATTCCCAGTTTGATGAGATCGGACAGAACGCGCTCAAAGAGCTCGACGAAGCCGGTTCTCGGGTCTGTAACTCGAAATGAAACTGCCCTGCACACTGCACAACTGCTATTTTGAGTAGAGCAATTAGAAGAACCACAAACAGCTACTTCATCAACCTTTACTCGATAGCTTTCAACTGCAGCTGAAGTGGAAGCTCCAAATTGGAGATTTTTACTTTtaagctcatttcagcttcttggcaccaaaaaaaaaaaaaaaagcttcatatttttttgtttgcctGATGTCTGGCTACTACCTATCggagttaaaaaagaaaagaaaagaaagaagacaTGTTCCAAAAGCCAGCCAAACAAATCCTTGAGTCCCAAAAGAGAGCGAGCCTTTATATTGTCTAGAAGAATTCTTGGtgtaaataataattagttCCTCTGTTTTTGATGTAGCAGATAATGGAGAACCTGGAAAGTAGGATGCAGGCTTTTGAGGAGACGGCCGAAGTTAATAGACAAGAGATCGAGAAAAATGAGAAGGTTTTGGAGGAGTTTGAGGACCAGATGGAGAGGGACAGAAATGAAGGGCTGTTCTTCAAGAATCTGAGAGAGAAGAAGCCGACAGACAAAGCAGCAGCCAAGTTGGAAGCACAGAAGCTAAAAGAAATTACGAAGGAGAACGCCGGGTCAAAACTTAGGAGGAATATATACCTTGTGCTCATGTCCTTGCTGGCCGTCGCAATAGCTGATGGCCTCTTCAATACTACTGAAGTCGAGTGGCGGAAAATCGCAGCACTGGGCTTGATTTTCGTGGGTTTGCTCGCGCAGCTTATCTACGAGCAGAGCCTGTCGTCAAAAACCGAGGAaacagaagaaaagaaatagcgGAAGGCAGTGATGGAAGTGGAATTCCTTGTTCAATTTGCTGTAAATGTAAGTACTTTTAAGTATAGATTGTATAGCATTTTCAGaacaaaagttttaaaaaataaaacgacTTCGGAGCAAAGCTGAATGTTGCTCGGTGATATAAACCACAGAATTCTCACATCTGGGGCCTGATACGCACCGAGCTCCCTTTATTTTTGCATCAAAAAATTCCTTGGCGTTATATCTTAAGCGCCAAATCAATGTAACATAGTACACACTTTGATGCTTGGTTGCAAAGGATTGCTTCTAATAACACTTAGACCCTATAGAGCAAAAATATATCTTCTTAACAGTTAAGCGCAATAAGAATTCGAAAAATCATGTATTTCTTATTTCCAGTGTGGTATCATTTGGTCATCGATAGAAAGGAAAAACTTATCATCATTTGATAGCATTAGTCCTTAATAGGAAGTTGATAAGCTAGAATGTTGTGAATGTAGCAAGAACATGGAATAGTTTAAGAAGAGCGCGCATTTAATTAGtggaaagaaagaggaagatcACCTCGCAAAGCATCCATGTCCTTTCaagcatttcgtcgaacagttTAGCGGCATCGTCCAATCCCTGGTTTTAAGCGATTCCGAGATCATAGAGCTGTAGGAAACGCGGTCGGGGTCGACATCGACATGGTCCCTCGAGCgtagaagaagacgacgacgacgttgAAGAAGATCTGTGGCGGATGCTGCGGGGGCCAAGGGAGAGGGAAcgggggaagaggaagatgaagcgTACGTAGTAAACCCTAATGCTTGTGGGTGCGCTCCGCATTGGGTTTCCGTGGGCCGGATATGGGCCGCATCACCTTATTGTGTTAGTGGTCCCATTGCGGTCCAATGCCTTTCCCAGGATAGGCCCAACTATAAGGTACGACCGTACGATGCACTTTAACGAACTGGTGTTTTCGCTTTTGATATTAGGAAGAAACAATCTAATCTTATCCTTATTGGTGAAGTTTATAGTATGATGCACTCTTCTTATAATGACATGATATTTGGTCCCATTTCTTATCTTGCTAAATAACGAGCTAAATAGAGCTTGCATTAAATTTCTCCACCGGCAACTTTCTATAACATGAACCAAAATTCCAAATTAGAACTTCTGCATACTTGTGACATTTGGCAAAGCTGAATATCGAATATTTTAGTAGCTACAACGAAAGCAACATCAGAAGCGAGACCAAACCTCATTGTAAGACGAGTGTGCTTGAAGGAATGCGCTGGACCATGCATAGGTGGCAGTTGTTTAGATGTAAAGCCATGATCATAGCATCAAATCATAAGGTATGAGTGCTGATGAAAAGAGCCTCCGTATCCTTTGTGATCATGCagcttctcctttttttttttttttacgttgcTTTGCTAGGATATATACGTACATCTCTCCTTAGTTAATACCACTTTACCAtcgcaaaggaaaaaaaaaaaagaagaagcaaataaAGGTAGGTGTAATCTTTGCTTTCTCCCACTTGGAATACCTTTAAACCCGCAATTGTGATGATATCCATGCATTTCCGTTCCAACTTTATGATAAAAATGAGCGcaacacaaatttttttttaaaaaaagggggaCCTCTTCGTGAATTCCAATGCATATATGCACTGAGCACTGCAGTTGATCCAATCTATAGCCCCATGCCACGGATCTCCTTGGAATAATGCAATGTAAATCCATATAAAAGAAGGTTTGGcctaataatttttcattttatgtgAACTTAATACCACGCAATATTGTATTTGTTCCCCTCTATTGACATAGACAGCTGGCCTATACATTCCTTCGTTGGGATTCCCCTACATTATTGGGATTTGAGTTCTGTGAACTTATTTTTTCGGTGGCTTTTTAAGCATGTAATGATTCCTTGATCCTTGTAATTTGATAGAGATTGTAATATTCCAAGAAACTATTTGGTGTGTTTAGTGAGTGTGAATTTGTTCAAGGAAAAGCAAGCTCTCAATCACTCAACAGGATCAAGAGGGGGGTGAAAGATTCTTCACATGGCATGGCAATCATGGGATCGAATTCCCTTTGCTCTCTTTATGCATGTAAGATGTTTGCCTTTTGCCTTTCTTAGACAAAATGCTGACATAAAGCCTTGCAAAATGTTTGTGATGGGGACCCTCTTTGGCAGATATGACAAATCCCAAGGTTCTCAAAATAAAAGAGCTTTGCCCCATTTATGTTCCCATGGGGACCCCATTTTTGTGGGGATCAGGCACCCTACTCTATCATGGCAAAGACAAAGTATTAGCATATGCCGCATTTGAAGCATAAAACAACAGTCTAAATCATTTATTCTGTCTAGCTATTGCAAAAATTCTTATGTGACATCTCATGATGAGAAACGAGAGCAATTACATAAGTTTAGCCCGTATAACACTTTTGAAGAAGATTCAGCCTAcctgcttaatgaatgaagcaggtagcttactacctatttctcaaaaaaaaaaaaaacacttttgaAGAAGATTCAGCCAAAACAAGCAGGTAGAATTTACTAGATTtgtaacactttttttttttcagtggaATCTGCTAAATATGGCATATACAATCTACTAATTGTCACTCGTTCAGTGAGCTAACTTGTATTAACTACTCTCTAGTTGTGAATCCATACATAGCTTACTAACAAACAAGACAAGAAAATGAAAGTTAACCGACTCTTGGTTAGATGAGTTAAATCCTTAATCCACATAAGCACATTCAAATCTCATGATAGAAGAAATGAAGTATCCAAGCGAACTTAATTTGTCATTTATAATATTAGGAAAAGACATCTTAAACAAGTATCATGTGcctctatattattatttaacctGTTGATCCCCCTGGTTTATTAGTTGGACTATTACTATCTCTAGTAGGACAAATCTGAACTACATAGATGTTCTCTTTGTTCTGTTGCTGATCTGATTTAAAACTACAAGAAGAACTTACCtctttttgattaaaaaaatgaggaacataacaaaagagaaagaagcaaaagatgTAGAGACAAAAAAGAAAGGCATAGAAAGGGAAAGTTCACACCCACATCTACAAAAGAGCTCTATACACAAGCTAACACTTTGACCATCAGAATCTTCACCAAACAATGGGGAGTTCACAACAAATGTGAGCAGAGCATGTAGATTTGTTAACCCGGATATGGAGGCAGGGTCCACGTGCCAGGACTACGAACGTATCTAGATTCACGCTTGACAATTTCTTCCTTGCGTTGGATATGTAAATCTGAAAATCTtttaagaaaaatcaaaatgacAATGGCTGCATATCGAGATCACGATTGCGTTGAAATTCTCCTCAAAGAAATCTCGTTGAAATAGGTTGGTAGGTCATATGATTCATCTGCTATCTGAATGTTTATGATCTATTTCAATCTAAATAATTTTCACTTAAATATCAATATCATTTTAGACAGCAAATTGAGGAGTTgcctaataaaaaataataaagtactCCTCATTCAAACCTTTTTCGCCCAATCACGCTCATACatcattaataaaattattacagAATCACGAGAGCtatttatcttttcaaaaaatattcattaaatGCTTTTTAAAGCTTAGAAATTTTGGGACATTCCCAAATAGAGGGCATCAGCCTctttccaaaaagaaaaaaaaaaaaaactcaagaaaAGAAATCGAGAAAACAGATTTATGGGCTGCTACGCTCCCTATTGCCTAGACCtagtccaccacgtcatccgtcAAATAAACCAGTGGCCATGAGCCACGTTAAGTGGCTTTTTGTGTTTGCACATTATTATCTCTAAACAGTGAAAGAGCCGTAACCAGGCCCGTGGAGTAATATTTTAAGCACCCATCATTCAAGTGGGCCCCCGATACCTGCTTTCAGAAGCCCGACCCTCACATGACATAGTGACAACCCTGCCTATTTTATTTAACAACACGAGTTTGCTAACGTAGCATTTGTTGTGGCAGCGTaaagaaagagtaaaatattattgatgCGAGGTATCAAACACATGATAGTGTGTGTACTTGccttagattttcttttttttgtttttcttttttgatgtcTCTCTTAGTTGCTATGTCCGGTCAAACCAATAATTTTTTAGGTATATTGActcattatttatattttgatagaTACTTTGATCCATAATTTAAGAGAATATAATCATACGAACAAAAACAATAACATCCGCATATTGTGtcttaaattagaaaaaaagatgACAATTCATATCAGTTCAACTAACATCTATGTGGTCCAAGTACTCGAAGTGATTCGTATGTTGTAGGCATCCTTACAAATTAACTTTTAAGTTGTTATTATTGAGGTTGAGGATATAGGGGTTTGTGGGGTAATGTTTGGCTTGTTACCGATCGAGCTAAATCCAGGTTACTCTGAAAATGTCCTCATgcaattaaaattcataaatcaTGACCCTGTAACCCTATTTTTTATCATGCAACATAAGTTAAAACCCAAATGAGACCATGGGCATGTAACGTACCACTCCAacctatattttataataacttGAATCCTAGGAAGAAATGAATAGGTAcgacataaaaaatattcaagtGGGAACAAAAATCGCCCCAGCATAAAACGAGAAGAAGAGCAGTGGATTTTCCTATAAAGAAGAGTTaaaaaacaaagcggaaaataaaaagtgaaaaagaaaaagcgaaTGAGAGAGCGTAAGGGGACGAGACTAGTAGGCCGTGTTTACTTTCGctttttctactttttcttttttcccagtttttatttatgttttttttttttttgtttttaccttTTGCCCCCtctattctttcctttttcacTTTGCAGTCCCCGCCTCAcccccttcttcttctgcttcctcttcttccccccGCTGTCCCAAAAATCCTTGGCGTATTCCTCACTCTCAAATCCCCCTCCTAACTCTACCCGCATTGTGTTGTATTGGTTTTAGCGAGAAAGAAAGAGTGGAGTAAGCGTAGTGAGCTCTACTAAGGAGTGGTGAGGAAGAAGCGTGGTAAGATGCGAAGGATACGTACTTGTTGCAAAGGCGAGGTTTTGGGAGCGGTACGGAAGCACGCATAATGCTGGGAATCGCCGGCGAGCCTCTTCCCCCGCCGCACCCCCACCTCCGCGCCGCCGCAGCGAGCTGCGAGCTCCACCCGGAGGAGACCGTCACCGGGTTCTGCGCCTCATGCCTCCGCGAGCGCCTCGCCGGGCTCGACGCCGCGGCCgcctcggcctccgccgccgcagcagcccCCGGGCGCAAGTCCACATCCGCCCTCAAGTCCCTCTTCTCCAAggtctccggcggcggcggcggcggcggtggagctCAGGctccgtcgtcgtcgtcgtgctCTAGCGCCGCCTTCCTCCGCCCGGAGCTCCGCCGGTGCAAGTCGTTCTCctgcggccgcggcggcggcggcgccccgGCGACGAGCTTCGAGCCGCAGCGCCGTTCCTGCGACGTCCGCGGCCGCAGCACGCTCTGGACCCTCTTCCACCAGGACGACAGGGACCGCGTCAGGGACGGCGCCGTCCATAACCCCTTCCtcccgtcctcctcctcctcggcggcggcggcggcggcggcggagctcggTGGGGAGATCGAGGTGGAGCGCCCCCTAGATCTAGGGCTCCCCCCTCCGTGCGTGGTCGAAACCcgcgaagaggaggaggaggaggaggaggaggaggaggaggcgggggaCGAGATTAGGGTGTCGGATCCGGTCCTCGTCCTGGGGAGCTCGGGGGAGATAGAAGGGAACGAGACCCCGGAGCTGAAGCCCATGAAGATCCACATCGATCTGGAGTCGAAGTCGCGGAAGGCCCCCCCCAAGGACCTAAAAGAGATCGCGGGGAGCTTCTGGCTCGCCGCCTCCGTCTTCAGCCGCAAGTGGCACAAGTGGCGGCGCAAGCAGAAGCTCAAGAAGACCGCCaacgccgcctccgccgccgcggcctctGCCGCCGCGCAGCGGGAGAAGCCCCTTCGGCCCTCTTCGTCCTCGCGGCTGCGGCTCCGGGAGAAGCGCTTCCGGGACACGCAATCCGAGGTCGCGGCTGGGGACGCGCTCGGGCGGAGGTCCTGCGACACCGACCCGCGCTTCTCCCTCGACGCGGGGCCCCGCGCCTCCTTCGACGACCCCCGCGCATCCTGGGACGAGCCCCGCGCCTCGTGGGACGGGTACCTCATCGGCGCCCGATCCGTGCTCGCGCGCCTCCCCCCCATGCTCTCCGTCGCCGAGGACGACGTCTCTGCCGCACCGGCTGTCCCCCGATCGGATGGTCAGATCCCCGTCGAGGAGGACGCAGCCGCCGCTGCGAGCATCCCGGGCGGCTCCGCCCAGACGCGCGATTACTACTCGGACTCCAACCGCAGGCGCCGCAGCTTCGAGCGGTCCAATTCTGTTCGCAAAGCGTCGGCTGAGGTGGTCGCCAATGCCAGGGTGGCGTCACCGCCCGGTGGTGCGGAGTTCTACCACTTCCACCATGCTGCGGCCGTGCTCGATCGCGATTCAAGAGAGTTGAATTTGAGCTCCAACTCTCTGAGAGATGACGTCTCGGAGAGCTTTGAATCGGCCTTCACAAACCATCATAAAGGGACGCATGCGAAGAAGTCCAGAAGATGGAGCAAAGCGTGGAACATTTGGGGGTTTATATACCGTAGAAGCGGCAGCAAGGAAGGACCCAATGCGATCGATAGATCTTTCTCGAGGGGGCATGGCAACGGCAAGATGCTAAGGAGCACTAGCAGTGTGAGCGCGAGGAGTTCGTTTAGTGCCAATGGTGAGTTTGGAAGCATGAGGAGGATAGGATTAGAGGGCAATGGTCATGCGAAGAAGAGGAGGGATGACTTTGTGCTGGAGAGGAATAGGAGTGCTAGGTATTCTTCTCCGGGTCGGGTCGATAATGGGATGCTTCGGTTTTACTTGACGCCGATGAGAAGTGGACGGAGGAATGGAGTTTCCGGGAAGGGGAGGCCTGTAGGCTCTCATTCCTCTGCAAGGAGCATGCTTCGGTTGTATTGAAGTCACTAATTTGGCTAGATACAGGTTCATTTTCTTCCTTGGTTTGAAAGCTAATctatctgtttttctttttctttttgctcaGTTTGAGGAGGATGATAGTTTTATGAGCTTATATGTTTTCATCTTTTTTAATGCGGTAATTCCCAGCACTCTGATAGTaacaatttcttcttcttcttctttttactGTACTAATTTGAGTGAACTGTCATTGTAGCTGAATTCGCACAACTAGGATCTTGCATTATGTCCTATAAACTTCACATTATGAAATTAATCAGTGTTAAGGAAGTTTTTCTTGACAAATAAGCTTCGAAAATGGCCTTTTGGCTTCACTTCATATGCATATGGTTTCCAAACACATATGTTTGTATTAAATGAGCAATAGTTGGTGATTCCCTGGCATGCTATGATATGCTCTTTGCTCATATCATAGACATACATACTTTGCTCTGGCTGCAGCATCTGTTTCTATTGTATTATGATAGACGTACATACTTTGCTCATCATTTTACTGTCTTTCTGAGATGAACATAGCTACACCATTCTCATATGCTCTTCTCAACTTATTAGCAGTAGTTTTCAATAGTTGATGCGTCTTGTTGTACCATATTTAGTTTGTATTCCTAATCTTGAGCCTGTCCTATAGTTCCAGGGTACTATTTGCCTACTAGCTTTCTGAAACATAATATGGAAACACTCATACTCTTTAACTATCTTGGTTGAGTAACTTGAACTTTGTACATTTTGATCAATACCGTGCTTATTTCAGCTTAAAGGGCTCTCTCTGTACCAAAGAATAACTTTTCAAACCCTTTGGTGCTCTTTGTccagtcctttttttttttttccccccaaaaTCCGTGCTATAACTATCCCTTGTTCTAGCTAGAGGATGAATGTTATCTGATTCTTTTCAGGAAGACCACCTACTCCAATCTTTTGGACTTCAATTACAAATACTGGGCCCTTCAGGTGTTCACCATGTTAGAGAACAAGACCTACATGTCCCCAGAGACAACAATTGGGCCCATCAATCCATTCAGTTCAAATCGGTGCAGTCCACTTACCTAAAGACTCTGCTGCTGGTCATCAAGATATCTTTGGATGCTCTTAAAACATGACCCACCAATCTGCAAGATTCATGCAAA is a genomic window of Ananas comosus cultivar F153 linkage group 13, ASM154086v1, whole genome shotgun sequence containing:
- the LOC109719816 gene encoding uncharacterized protein LOC109719816, with translation MITLKAIQPSIPTLHQSFPCRRNFTNKDKNKSTHCFCSSNDDGSDSSPSSGDKRKQELLARIAMLQAQKVRLTNFLDERADYLAKFAEDANSQFDEIGQNALKELDEAGSRIMENLESRMQAFEETAEVNRQEIEKNEKVLEEFEDQMERDRNEGLFFKNLREKKPTDKAAAKLEAQKLKEITKENAGSKLRRNIYLVLMSLLAVAIADGLFNTTEVEWRKIAALGLIFVGLLAQLIYEQSLSSKTEETEEKK
- the LOC109719813 gene encoding UPF0503 protein At3g09070, chloroplastic-like; protein product: MLGIAGEPLPPPHPHLRAAAASCELHPEETVTGFCASCLRERLAGLDAAAASASAAAAAPGRKSTSALKSLFSKVSGGGGGGGGAQAPSSSSCSSAAFLRPELRRCKSFSCGRGGGGAPATSFEPQRRSCDVRGRSTLWTLFHQDDRDRVRDGAVHNPFLPSSSSSAAAAAAAELGGEIEVERPLDLGLPPPCVVETREEEEEEEEEEEEAGDEIRVSDPVLVLGSSGEIEGNETPELKPMKIHIDLESKSRKAPPKDLKEIAGSFWLAASVFSRKWHKWRRKQKLKKTANAASAAAASAAAQREKPLRPSSSSRLRLREKRFRDTQSEVAAGDALGRRSCDTDPRFSLDAGPRASFDDPRASWDEPRASWDGYLIGARSVLARLPPMLSVAEDDVSAAPAVPRSDGQIPVEEDAAAAASIPGGSAQTRDYYSDSNRRRRSFERSNSVRKASAEVVANARVASPPGGAEFYHFHHAAAVLDRDSRELNLSSNSLRDDVSESFESAFTNHHKGTHAKKSRRWSKAWNIWGFIYRRSGSKEGPNAIDRSFSRGHGNGKMLRSTSSVSARSSFSANGEFGSMRRIGLEGNGHAKKRRDDFVLERNRSARYSSPGRVDNGMLRFYLTPMRSGRRNGVSGKGRPVGSHSSARSMLRLY